Within the Desulfobaculum xiamenense genome, the region CCTGAGCGGCCAGTCCCTGTCTGGCCTGACCGGAGATCATGTTCGTGATTTCGCCCACCGCGTCGCGCACGTCTTCCGATATCTCGTCGAACGTTTCCCCCAGCATTCTTCCCGCGATTTCGAGCGCCGCCCTTCTGGCGAAGGTCACGGCGACGGTTCCGGGGCGCTCTCCGGTAAGCGGAATGAGTCCCGTCACGTCTCCATTGGCGGTGCTATCTTTCTTGATGAAGGGCTTTCCGGGCCGGGCCTGAACCTTGGCCATGGTCCCGAGGACGTCGATCACGCTCGCAAGGAACGGGTTGACGATGTTCACGTCAATACGCTGCATATTCATGAATCCTTCGCGATGCCCGTGGTATCGGGCAGATTTTTTCTGAAGCAACGCGACGTGACGGCGGGCAAGAAAAAAACGGCCGGGTGGCCGTTTCGGGTGGGCGTGCGGTGCGGGACGCTTTTGCCCATTGGGCGTGTGCGTTCCGCGAAGGCAACCCGGCTGCCTCCTGTGGAGGCCCGTGGCTTTCCGTCCCCGCCTCGCGGCGGGTTTGGCGTTGTCTGCGAGGGGCAACCTATGCATTTCGGTATGCAGTCGTCAACACGTTTGTATGGCGTACCCGGTTGGCCCTGTTGCACGGGGTGCGCCAAGGCGAGCGGAACACGTAGCGAGTGGCTCGGAGGGTCTTGAATTTTCGTCGGTATGTGCGACAATGTGCGATAGTGGACCGTGTTCCGTTTTGCATGACAACCGAAGCATTGCCATGGGAGCGTCATGTCCAAAGATCGCAATCGCGCATGTCCGGCGCCGGAGGACTGGGCTGACGCCGGGGAGTCCGGCTCGGAGATCGTGCGCCGCATTCGTACCCGCATCCTGCGCAAGGTCTGCGACTACAGCCGCTACGAGTTCGAGGCCTCCAAAAGCAGCGCCCTGAACATCTTTTTCGATCTCGTGCAGGAATTCGAGCGCGAAAGCGATTTTCACGCGGTCTGCGTCAGCGTTCCCAAGGTCATCTTCGGTCTCGACGCGTCACTGTATCTCCTATCCCCCGAATCCGTCCTGCGCTGCGTGCACAGCACCGCGCCTTCGGCGTCGCCGCCCTTTGACGGGGACGCCCTGCCTTCCGAGCCCGTGGATGTTAACGGGCGGTTTTGCTGCCCCATTCGTGGCAACCATCGCTTCATCGACCAGTTGCCCTTCGTCCCCCGCGACGACGTGATCGGATACATCGAGATTCGCCACGGCGGCACGTTCACCGATCGGGACCGCCTGTTCTGGGAAAAGTTCGCCAACCGCATCGGCTTCCAGCAGCATCTGCGCATGATCCACGGCGCGAACAGGCGGCATTTGGCCTTCATTCGGAATTTGGTCAAGGACATCGGGCATAATGTCATCGTTCCCAACATGTATTTCAAGCTCTTTTTTGGGCGGCTCAAGCGCAGCATCGACACCCTCGGCGCGCTGTGCGACGAGGGCGGCGAGGCGCTCACGCGGCCCCTTGGCGAGAGCTGCGACGATCTGCGCGAACTGCACGCCCAGCTCGAAGCACAGTATCTGGAGATAGCCCGCCACTACGAGCAGACGAGCCTGTATCTCGAAACGTTGCTCCGGCAGAGCCATTTCGAGAAAGGGCGCTATGTTCTGGAGCGCCGTCCCTGCCACCTGCCGCTACGCATCATCGAGCCGCAGCTCGTCCAGCACGAGAGCCGCTTTCAGGACCGGGCCATAACCGTGGTTCCCGGCCTGCGCGACGTGCCGGACCACCGGCTGGAGGTGCAGGTGGATGTGGGCCTCATGGCTCAGGTCTTTTCCAACCTGTTCTCCAACGCCGCGAAGTACGCCGCAGTGGGGGATGGCGAGGCCGCTGCGGGACGGCAGATTTCGGTTGGCTGGGAGCTGCTGCCTCACTTTTTTGAGGCGACCGGAGAAGACGGGCTGTGTGTGGCCGTGGGGTCTTCCGGGCCAGCGGTGAATCCGGCCGACGTGCCGAAGCTTTTCGATCCGGGATTTCGCGGTTCCAACGCCGGGGAGGCCGAAGGAAGCGGACACGGGCTGTTCTTTGTGCGCCAGATTGTGGAACTGCACGGTGGCGTCGTGGGCTATCGCCGTCGGGGCGGCATGAACGAATTCTATATGGTCCTGCCCATAGGCAACGGCGAAGGGAGTTCGATGTGATGGTCAACTCGCGCGACATACGCATCCTGAGCATCGAGGACGAACTGCGGGTGCGCGAATCCATTGTGGATTGGCTGGGCGATAGCGGCTATTCCATGCTTGAGGCCGAGGACGGCATCGTCGGGGTGGAGACCTTCAAGCGTGAACGCCCGGACCTCGTGCTGCTCGACATGGGGCTTCCCGGCCTGAACGGGCTGGAGGTGCTGGCGTCCATCCATGCGGCGTCGCCGGATACGCCGGTGATCATCGTTTCGGCCAAGGCCGACATCAGCGACGCCATAAGCGCCTTCAAGGCCGGAGCGTGGGACTACATCACCAAGCCCATCGTCAACTTCGATATTCTTGAGCAGACCATCCGCAACTGCCTTGAGCGCAAGGATCTGCGCGAGGCCGTGCGCCGTGCGCAGGAACGCTACCAGCGCCTCGTGCAGAATCTGCCGGTCGTCATTTTTTCGCTTACGCCGCAGATGCGGCTGGATTTCATTAACGACACCTGTGAGGGCATTCTCGGATATCCGCCCGAGGAGGCCATGGCCGAAGCTGGATGGATCATTGAGCATACGGTGGTGGAGGATCGGGAGGGGCTTGAAAAGGCGCTACGGCGGGGCTTCGATGGCGAAGAATTTTTGCATGAGTTCCGTTTCGAGCACCGCAAGGGCTACCTCGTGTATCTGCGTGCGCGGTCCATGCCTATGGACGAGGAGCGCGCCGATTCCGGGCCGCACGTCCACGGCGTCATCACCGACGTCACCGAGCGGCAGTTCCTCGACAAGGTGCTCATCCAGCGTGAAAAGCTCAACACCCTCGGCGCGATATCCCACGAACTCGCCCACGAGATACGCAATCCGCTCATGGCCCTTGGCGGCTTCGCCCGTGTGCTCGCGCGCAAGCATCCGGATATGGCTGAGATAGAGGTCATCGTCTCGGAGACAAAACGCATCGAGGAACTCATGAACCGCATCAGTTCCTATCTCGCTCCGGTGCCGGTGAAGAGCCGCATCTGTTCTGTGAATGCGCTTTTGACCTTCTGCCTCGACCGTCTTGCCTCGTCGTCGGCTCGTGGGAATCTGGACATCGTGAATCGTCTGGCCAGCGACCTGCCCGCCATCAAGTCCGATTCCGATCTGCTGACCGAAACGTTTTACAACATCCTCAATCACATCCTGTCCTCCGTCACCGGGAAGGGGCGGCTCATGCTCAGCACGCGCGAGATAGCCGGGCATGTCGTGGTTGGCTTCGATGTCACCGCGCCAGCCGACACCGACCTCACGCGCGAGCAGGAGCTTCTGATCCTGCCCTTTGACGGTGAAGGCTCATCCGTGAGTCTTGCCGTGAGCTTTCGCAATCTCAAGAACCTTGGCGGGCATCTCTCCTTCGAGCGTAAGAATGGCACCGTGTCGTTCACGGTTTCGTTGCCCAAGATATTGCCGCAGGGCGTCGACGCCGCCCAATGACACATCGGTCGCCGCAGGCGATTCGTAAATTTCGGTGAATTCGCGGGGAGTTGGCTGTGAGTGCCCACTCGCGGAAAAACCTTGTGTCTTGTGGATAAATGCCGAGTTGAGGTACAGTTGTATGGACTCCCAGCTCCGGGAGGAGACGCAACGCTCAGGAGGCCGTGCATGCTCAAGAATATGAAACTGGGGAACAAGATTGGCCTGAGCATTTGCTCGGCCATGATCGTCATTCTGGTCGTCTATTCCTTCATCGTGGTCTCGCGTACGAGGGATATGTCGACCCGCGCGGCAGAGAACATGGCGCAGCAGATGGCGGTCAGATATGGCAACCAGGTCAAGAACAGCATCGAGAAGGCGCTCGATGCGTGCCTGTCTACCGGTGCGGCCTTCATCGCCATGAGCGAACACAAGGAAGATGTCAGCCGTGACATGGTGGACGAGGTCCAGCGTCGGGTGACTCTGTCCGATGAGACGTTCTTCGGCATTCAGGCCGTGTTCGAACCCAATGCCCTGGATGGGCGCGATGCAGATTACGTGGGTGTGAAGCCGTGGTACGGTCCCAATGGCCGCTATGGCCCGTATTTCTTCAGAAAGGATGGCGGGTTGGCTGCCGAAGACCTCATCCAGTACGATCCAGACCATACCCGTGCGTGGTACAAGGGACCGCGTGACACGCGCGCTCCGGTGCTCACCGAACCCTACACCACCACCGTCGTCGATGAGATTCTGGCCACAGTCAGCGTGCCCATGATCAACGGTGGGAATTTCATTGGCATCGTGGGCATCGACTTCACCATTGGCGCGTTTCAGGTGATGGTGGACAGCATCCGTCCGCTTGAAACCGGATATGCAACCGTCGTGTCCCACAAGGGCTATTGTGTCGCCCACAAGTTCGAACAGGTCGTGAGCAAGAATATTTCCGAGGCCTTTCCTGAGGCAGCAGCCAAGGAACTGCTGGCCGCCGTGGGTGCGGGCAAGCGGTGGCAAGGACAGGTCGTTTCGCCGCTGGATGGTGTGGAATATCTGTTTCTGTTCGAGCCCATCGTCATTGCCGGAACATCCACGCCGTGGGCTATCGGCATCGCGCTGCCGGTGGAGAAGATTTACTACGACGCGAATAGATTTATGACGCTCAGCATCTGGCTGTCCGCCGGTGCCGTGGCGGTCATTATCATTATCGTGCTGCTCATCGCCCGTTCCATTTCCCGACCTATCGGGGTGCTGGTCAACGCGGCCGAAGCCATTTCCACGGGTGATTTCAAGTCCATGCCCGACGAATCCGGATTCGGCGGCGAACTGCTCACCCTGCATGGCGCGCTGGCGCGCATGGTGGGGAACCTTGCCGATCTCATCCGCACTGCCGAGGACAAGACCGCCGAGGCCGAGGAGCAGACCGCCAAGGCCTCGGTCGCCCTGCGCGAGGCCGAGGAAGCCCGGTCCATGGCCGAGAATGCGCGCCGCGAAGGCATGCTGCACGCTGCGAACCAACTGGAGGGCATTGTCCATCGCATCACCTCTGCGTCCGAGGAACTGGCCGCGCAGGTCGAGGAATCCAGTCGTGGTTCGGACATCCAGCGCGAACGTACGTCCGAGGCCGCCACGGCCATGGAGCAGATGAACGCCTCGGTGCTCGAAGTGGCGAGCAATGCGGGTAAGACGGCCGAAAACGCCGAGGAAGCCCGCCGCAACGCCGAAGAGGGCGGCAAGATCGTCGAGCAGGTGGTCCAGAGCATCCTGCGTCTCGAATCCGAGACCGAGCGCATGGTGGACGGACTCAACGTGCTTGGCACGCAGGCCGAGGATATCGGCAAGGTCATGACCGTCATCACCGACATCGCGGATCAGACCAACCTGCTGGCCCTCAACGCGGCCATCGAGGCGGCCCGCGCCGGTGACGCGGGACGCGGCTTCGCCGTCGTCGCCGACGAGGTGCGAAAGCTCGCCGAAAAGACCATGGCCGCCACCAAGGAGGTCGGCGACGCCGTGTCCGCCATTCAGGACGGAACACGAAACAACATCAAGGGAATGCACGAGACCGCCGAAACTGTCACCGCGACCACGGAGCTTGGACGCAAGGCGGGTGATTCCCTTCGTCTCATCGTTGGCATCGTGGAGGAAACGGCCGATCAGGTTCGCGCCATTGCCACGGCCAGCGAAGAGCAGTCCGCCGCGTCGGAGGAAATCAACCGCAGCACCGACGAGGTCAACCGCATCGCTAGCGATACCGCAGAGGCCATGCGCCAGTCCGCGCAGGCTGTGACCGATCTGGCCATGCTCGCCGACGAACTCCAGAAGCTCATCGAACAGATGAAGGACGTCTAGCCGAGAGGCTCATGCCGCATGTGTAGAGCGGCCCGGCGGGTACCCGCCGGGCCGCTTTCGCGTTGTGTCGCGTCTCGCGGTGCGGCGTGATCGGCGCTGTGGCCTGCCGTATCGTTCATTGCAGCATGCAAGCCGTAGGCTCCGCCGGCCAAGGGGCCGCTGGCCCCCTGGACCCCCGATATGCGATGGGCGTGGGTGCTCTTGGTGCGTCGTGCGGCTTTG harbors:
- a CDS encoding chemotaxis protein CheX, which translates into the protein MQRIDVNIVNPFLASVIDVLGTMAKVQARPGKPFIKKDSTANGDVTGLIPLTGERPGTVAVTFARRAALEIAGRMLGETFDEISEDVRDAVGEITNMISGQARQGLAAQGSSYRAGIPTVLSGPGHPITHCADGPILGLSFATMFGDVTVEVCFGETTTDARLRA
- a CDS encoding sensor histidine kinase, whose protein sequence is MSKDRNRACPAPEDWADAGESGSEIVRRIRTRILRKVCDYSRYEFEASKSSALNIFFDLVQEFERESDFHAVCVSVPKVIFGLDASLYLLSPESVLRCVHSTAPSASPPFDGDALPSEPVDVNGRFCCPIRGNHRFIDQLPFVPRDDVIGYIEIRHGGTFTDRDRLFWEKFANRIGFQQHLRMIHGANRRHLAFIRNLVKDIGHNVIVPNMYFKLFFGRLKRSIDTLGALCDEGGEALTRPLGESCDDLRELHAQLEAQYLEIARHYEQTSLYLETLLRQSHFEKGRYVLERRPCHLPLRIIEPQLVQHESRFQDRAITVVPGLRDVPDHRLEVQVDVGLMAQVFSNLFSNAAKYAAVGDGEAAAGRQISVGWELLPHFFEATGEDGLCVAVGSSGPAVNPADVPKLFDPGFRGSNAGEAEGSGHGLFFVRQIVELHGGVVGYRRRGGMNEFYMVLPIGNGEGSSM
- a CDS encoding response regulator → MVNSRDIRILSIEDELRVRESIVDWLGDSGYSMLEAEDGIVGVETFKRERPDLVLLDMGLPGLNGLEVLASIHAASPDTPVIIVSAKADISDAISAFKAGAWDYITKPIVNFDILEQTIRNCLERKDLREAVRRAQERYQRLVQNLPVVIFSLTPQMRLDFINDTCEGILGYPPEEAMAEAGWIIEHTVVEDREGLEKALRRGFDGEEFLHEFRFEHRKGYLVYLRARSMPMDEERADSGPHVHGVITDVTERQFLDKVLIQREKLNTLGAISHELAHEIRNPLMALGGFARVLARKHPDMAEIEVIVSETKRIEELMNRISSYLAPVPVKSRICSVNALLTFCLDRLASSSARGNLDIVNRLASDLPAIKSDSDLLTETFYNILNHILSSVTGKGRLMLSTREIAGHVVVGFDVTAPADTDLTREQELLILPFDGEGSSVSLAVSFRNLKNLGGHLSFERKNGTVSFTVSLPKILPQGVDAAQ
- a CDS encoding methyl-accepting chemotaxis protein; its protein translation is MLKNMKLGNKIGLSICSAMIVILVVYSFIVVSRTRDMSTRAAENMAQQMAVRYGNQVKNSIEKALDACLSTGAAFIAMSEHKEDVSRDMVDEVQRRVTLSDETFFGIQAVFEPNALDGRDADYVGVKPWYGPNGRYGPYFFRKDGGLAAEDLIQYDPDHTRAWYKGPRDTRAPVLTEPYTTTVVDEILATVSVPMINGGNFIGIVGIDFTIGAFQVMVDSIRPLETGYATVVSHKGYCVAHKFEQVVSKNISEAFPEAAAKELLAAVGAGKRWQGQVVSPLDGVEYLFLFEPIVIAGTSTPWAIGIALPVEKIYYDANRFMTLSIWLSAGAVAVIIIIVLLIARSISRPIGVLVNAAEAISTGDFKSMPDESGFGGELLTLHGALARMVGNLADLIRTAEDKTAEAEEQTAKASVALREAEEARSMAENARREGMLHAANQLEGIVHRITSASEELAAQVEESSRGSDIQRERTSEAATAMEQMNASVLEVASNAGKTAENAEEARRNAEEGGKIVEQVVQSILRLESETERMVDGLNVLGTQAEDIGKVMTVITDIADQTNLLALNAAIEAARAGDAGRGFAVVADEVRKLAEKTMAATKEVGDAVSAIQDGTRNNIKGMHETAETVTATTELGRKAGDSLRLIVGIVEETADQVRAIATASEEQSAASEEINRSTDEVNRIASDTAEAMRQSAQAVTDLAMLADELQKLIEQMKDV